The Thermococcus sp. genome has a segment encoding these proteins:
- a CDS encoding DUF302 domain-containing protein, which yields MEFYYVRRFDEDLDFLWERFKKKLEEAGFLLIGERIPVAITETENGIIADYHLLFICHSELVEELVKIDPNIGALLPCTGFGYRTEEGNYLGVTLPSVAWKIAGEKVVELMRPMEEQVKAIIDFL from the coding sequence ATGGAGTTCTACTACGTCAGGCGTTTTGACGAGGATCTAGACTTCCTCTGGGAGCGCTTCAAGAAAAAGCTGGAGGAAGCGGGCTTTCTGCTCATCGGTGAGCGCATCCCGGTAGCTATAACCGAGACGGAAAACGGGATAATAGCCGACTACCACCTTCTCTTCATCTGCCACAGCGAGCTCGTTGAGGAGCTGGTAAAGATAGACCCCAACATAGGTGCCCTGCTCCCGTGCACCGGCTTCGGCTACAGGACTGAGGAGGGCAACTACCTCGGCGTTACCCTGCCGAGCGTCGCCTGGAAGATCGCAGGAGAGAAGGTTGTCGAGCTGATGAGACCCATGGAAGAGCAGGTGAAGGCCATCATAGACTTCCTTTAA
- a CDS encoding heavy-metal-associated domain-containing protein, which translates to MTEVVLKIPNMSCKHCVMRITKAIESVGAKGNVSLEEKKAVVQFDPGKVRLEDIVRAIERYGYEVEVT; encoded by the coding sequence ATGACCGAAGTCGTGTTGAAGATACCTAACATGAGCTGCAAGCACTGCGTTATGAGAATAACCAAGGCGATAGAGAGCGTCGGTGCCAAGGGAAACGTCAGCCTTGAGGAAAAGAAGGCCGTTGTCCAGTTCGACCCCGGAAAGGTTCGCCTGGAGGACATAGTCAGGGCCATCGAAAGGTACGGCTACGAAGTGGAGGTGACCTGA